In Vibrio coralliilyticus, the following are encoded in one genomic region:
- a CDS encoding microcin C ABC transporter permease YejB, translating into MAAYIFRRLLLVIPTLWAIITINFFIIQIAPGGPVEQAIAQLEGHSSGIMERFAGGGSEVELDVGSDATASGYKGSRGLDPEVVEEIKKQFGFDKPIHERYFDMLKNYATFNFGDSLFKGGNVIDLIVERLPVSVSLGLWSTLIIYLISIPLGIMKAIHHGSRFDIWSSAVVIVGYAIPGFLFAIILIILFASGNYFSWFPLRGLVSSNFDQLAWYDQIIDYFWHLTLPILAMVIGGFATLSMLTKNSFLDEINKQYVVTARAKGLDERSILYKHVFRNAMLIIIAGFPAAFISIFFTGSMLIEVMFSLEGIGLLGFESTIQRDYPVVFSSLYIMTLLGLILSIISDLTYTWVDPRIDFEAR; encoded by the coding sequence CTATATATTTCGTCGCTTACTTTTGGTGATCCCCACACTGTGGGCGATCATCACCATCAATTTCTTTATCATCCAAATTGCACCAGGTGGCCCTGTTGAGCAGGCAATTGCACAGCTTGAAGGTCATAGCTCTGGGATCATGGAGCGCTTTGCCGGTGGCGGGAGCGAAGTCGAATTGGACGTAGGAAGTGATGCAACAGCAAGTGGTTATAAAGGTTCGCGTGGCTTAGATCCAGAAGTCGTGGAGGAAATCAAAAAGCAGTTTGGATTCGATAAGCCGATCCATGAACGCTACTTTGATATGCTCAAAAACTACGCCACTTTTAACTTTGGCGATAGTTTGTTCAAAGGTGGAAATGTGATCGACTTGATTGTTGAACGGCTACCTGTGTCAGTTTCTCTTGGCTTATGGAGTACCTTGATTATTTATTTAATCTCCATCCCATTGGGGATAATGAAAGCCATTCATCACGGTTCCAGGTTTGATATTTGGTCGAGTGCCGTGGTCATTGTCGGCTATGCGATTCCGGGCTTTTTGTTTGCCATCATCTTAATTATCTTGTTTGCCAGTGGGAATTACTTTAGCTGGTTCCCGCTAAGAGGCCTCGTCTCCAGCAACTTTGACCAGTTGGCTTGGTATGATCAAATTATTGATTACTTTTGGCATCTTACCTTGCCAATTCTGGCGATGGTGATTGGTGGTTTTGCAACGTTAAGTATGCTGACCAAAAACTCTTTCCTTGATGAAATCAATAAGCAATACGTTGTCACAGCTCGGGCCAAAGGTCTTGATGAGAGAAGTATTCTTTATAAACATGTGTTTCGTAACGCCATGCTGATCATTATTGCAGGCTTCCCAGCCGCATTTATCAGCATTTTCTTCACAGGCTCAATGCTGATTGAAGTGATGTTCTCCTTAGAAGGGATCGGCCTGCTGGGTTTTGAGTCGACAATCCAACGCGACTATCCCGTGGTGTTTAGCTCGTTATACATCATGACGCTGCTTGGCCTTATTTTGAGTATTATTTCCGATTTAACCTACACCTGGGTTGACCCAAGAATTGATTTTGAGGCGCGTTAA